A window from Moritella yayanosii encodes these proteins:
- a CDS encoding restriction endonuclease-like protein, translating into MQELIRLETADWELTISCQNLQSKQKIYSDMLRRRKDEHVPNTLCFTPPIQLLDFYLEDVAVFDNAAPCSPVSELTLIKPLFFENTQYQFEWVFLNEDIEDAAIAHPLRHIAQSFRFVPKRRGRSPSLIGTINMGNDVGQLNLPLTYHIRKQAQLLTIALEVLPIKMQLHSDLPAMYQCIDNAFPLWRFSLAETTEQHAAKSRHRGHFPLLWLAQFKVLRQQLEASLKVIANSPHSRLQNRVSHVKAARLKGKLSHKLAERVKSDIMNGRLDNRYQQDKKYLSVDTSENRFIKMVVTQCKRELETLTKKLEAKSTDNDKYRLSEHFLTQLRSWQNPLQRMQQQSFLKDVGDYNGQQRESLVLQQKTGYSAVYRVWQELKYYLDVFARHSTVSMKSVAETYEIWCFLTVRQILTDSLGFVEVENHKTKLKLNKYSELQLEDGLTGAGAFSFKREDGLTARLAHEPIFNKNGANIRSYLVSQKPDILLEVTFPDGKKFIWLFDAKYRIKTKNNRFDDDDVDNQDFVPDDAINQMHRYRDALIHINKLADSVSKSRPVFGAFALYPGFYDQESKTNPYAEAIQEIGIGAFALLPSEKGNSNCKWLENFLISQLGNLDSNYPSSSISEALYVNDAARIPYYGMAQKLYSDLTMTIALGGGKGREPAYLAAFKQGSAKWYHLPQKTFLDKYKQHIADEITYLGLAITSDQNSSAKQIDKLWPVKNVKLVPRLAISAVQAGKESSSNELYYLFELGNPLILQAAIENVPHRPIRNSMKLTTLSKLNCIEKFSDVEKVYQDAFA; encoded by the coding sequence GTGCAAGAACTTATTCGTTTAGAAACCGCTGATTGGGAGCTGACTATCAGTTGCCAAAATCTGCAATCAAAGCAAAAGATTTACTCTGACATGTTACGACGTCGCAAAGATGAGCACGTGCCGAATACACTTTGCTTTACGCCGCCAATTCAACTTCTTGATTTTTATCTTGAGGATGTAGCTGTATTTGATAATGCGGCGCCTTGCTCGCCAGTGAGTGAATTAACACTTATCAAGCCGTTGTTTTTTGAAAATACTCAGTATCAATTTGAATGGGTGTTTTTAAATGAAGACATAGAGGATGCTGCTATTGCGCATCCTTTGCGCCATATCGCGCAATCCTTTCGTTTTGTGCCGAAACGCAGGGGGCGATCTCCAAGTCTTATTGGCACTATTAATATGGGTAATGATGTTGGCCAGCTCAATTTACCTTTAACTTACCACATTAGAAAACAGGCGCAGTTATTAACGATTGCCCTTGAAGTGTTACCGATCAAAATGCAACTGCACAGTGATTTACCGGCAATGTATCAGTGCATCGATAACGCATTTCCATTGTGGCGCTTTAGTTTGGCCGAAACGACAGAGCAGCATGCGGCTAAAAGTAGACATCGTGGTCATTTTCCGCTGCTTTGGTTGGCGCAGTTTAAGGTATTACGGCAACAGCTTGAAGCATCATTGAAGGTGATCGCTAATTCACCGCATAGCCGCTTACAAAATAGAGTCAGTCATGTTAAAGCTGCGCGTTTGAAAGGTAAGTTAAGTCATAAATTGGCAGAGCGCGTTAAAAGCGACATTATGAATGGCCGTCTCGATAACCGTTACCAACAAGATAAAAAATACCTCAGTGTTGATACGTCGGAAAATCGTTTTATTAAAATGGTGGTCACTCAGTGTAAGCGAGAGTTAGAGACGTTAACCAAAAAGCTCGAAGCTAAAAGTACTGATAATGACAAGTACCGTTTATCGGAACATTTTTTAACTCAGCTTCGAAGTTGGCAGAACCCCTTGCAGAGAATGCAGCAGCAAAGCTTTTTAAAGGACGTGGGTGATTATAATGGCCAGCAAAGAGAGTCGCTAGTCTTACAGCAGAAAACAGGTTACAGCGCTGTATACCGCGTTTGGCAGGAGTTAAAGTACTACTTAGATGTGTTTGCTCGGCATTCCACGGTATCAATGAAGTCAGTCGCTGAAACCTATGAAATATGGTGCTTTTTAACTGTGCGGCAGATATTAACTGATAGCCTTGGTTTTGTGGAAGTTGAAAATCATAAAACCAAGCTCAAGTTAAATAAGTATTCTGAATTGCAGTTAGAAGATGGGTTAACGGGTGCTGGCGCATTTAGTTTTAAACGGGAAGATGGGCTGACCGCGCGTTTGGCGCATGAACCCATTTTTAACAAAAACGGTGCCAATATTCGTTCATACTTAGTGAGCCAAAAGCCCGATATATTACTTGAAGTAACCTTTCCAGATGGTAAAAAATTCATCTGGTTATTTGATGCTAAATATCGTATTAAAACTAAAAATAATCGGTTTGATGATGACGATGTAGATAACCAAGATTTTGTTCCCGACGATGCGATTAATCAGATGCACCGTTATCGTGATGCGCTTATTCATATCAATAAATTAGCTGATAGCGTAAGTAAAAGTCGCCCAGTCTTTGGTGCCTTTGCTTTGTATCCGGGTTTTTATGATCAAGAATCTAAAACAAATCCTTATGCTGAAGCAATTCAAGAAATTGGCATCGGTGCTTTTGCATTGCTGCCTAGTGAAAAAGGCAATAGTAATTGTAAATGGCTAGAAAACTTTCTAATTTCTCAATTAGGAAATTTAGATTCAAATTACCCTTCTTCAAGTATTAGTGAAGCCTTGTATGTGAATGATGCGGCACGTATACCTTATTATGGAATGGCACAGAAGCTTTATTCTGACTTAACTATGACGATTGCGTTAGGCGGTGGAAAAGGCCGAGAGCCAGCGTATCTTGCTGCGTTTAAGCAGGGCTCTGCTAAATGGTATCACTTGCCACAAAAAACGTTTCTCGATAAATATAAACAACATATCGCGGATGAAATTACCTATCTCGGTTTAGCTATCACATCGGATCAAAATTCGAGTGCAAAGCAAATCGATAAGCTGTGGCCAGTAAAAAATGTCAAGTTAGTACCAAGGCTCGCTATCAGTGCGGTGCAAGCGGGTAAAGAGTCTAGCTCTAATGAGCTTTATTACTTATTTGAGTTAGGTAATCCATTGATACTACAAGCCGCGATTGAGAATGTTCCACATCGACCAATACGCAATTCAATGAAACTGACAACGTTGAGTAAGTTGAATTGTATCGAAAAATTTAGCGATGTAGAGAAGGTGTATCAGGACGCTTTCGCGTAA
- a CDS encoding MrcB family domain-containing protein produces the protein MNLKEKLKTIADGWQDASTQEFKGHPIANLIRKELVEEVKANIKDANSSYLVKSSAGAGNWASVPWLAILNPTITTSTQSGIYPVYLFRADGSGIYLSLGFGTTDLKEKYGARGGRDKAAELRNQIRGKDQRLENWNESIDLRSSTDLGRSYELATAGAKFYPSDSIPDDDRLLSDLKEILDIYSAINLEIQVPEVVVPKTDDHTVLSKPFLLLAGISGTGKTRFVREQAKASGSLKETYCLTSVRPDWHEPSDLLGYVSRIGASPTYIATDVLKFIVKAWKGIIKSITFNNDGTPCDWRGFDLKDIKPFWLCLDEMNLAPVEQYFSDYLSVLETREWNDPDKLEKTGLDYCYECDPLIKGDVFSGLDSEAVDEDNKPSDRLAKQLGLDLKIKHDNDIWQYFLHHGIAIPFNLIVAGTVNMDETTHGFSRKVIDRALTFDFGEFFPNDFDAFFEPKIKAKTLSYPTSSDGRNKQALAHTADPEGNLSIQFLTSINSVLENTPFKLAYRALNELLLNVITTKPESEIALQAVWDDFLMCKVLPRIEGDIDKLTKPNSEQNILEQLETVLKSQLNMVWDTQNRPDLYRKIIANEDEVIEIACRSKAKLNWMNQQLQAGFTSFWP, from the coding sequence ATGAATCTGAAAGAAAAACTAAAGACGATTGCAGATGGCTGGCAAGACGCGAGTACACAAGAGTTTAAAGGTCACCCAATTGCTAATTTAATTCGCAAAGAATTAGTCGAAGAAGTTAAAGCTAATATTAAAGACGCCAATTCATCTTATTTAGTTAAATCAAGTGCAGGTGCTGGAAATTGGGCGAGTGTTCCTTGGTTAGCTATTTTGAACCCCACAATTACCACATCAACTCAATCAGGCATATATCCAGTTTATCTTTTCCGCGCTGATGGCTCTGGCATCTATTTATCTCTTGGTTTTGGGACAACTGATTTGAAGGAAAAATATGGGGCTCGAGGTGGAAGAGATAAGGCCGCTGAGCTCCGTAATCAAATTCGTGGTAAAGACCAAAGGCTTGAAAATTGGAATGAAAGTATTGATCTTCGGTCAAGTACTGATTTAGGTCGTTCTTATGAGTTAGCTACAGCTGGCGCTAAATTTTATCCTAGTGATTCGATACCTGATGACGATAGATTGCTGTCAGATTTGAAAGAAATACTAGATATATATTCCGCAATAAACTTAGAAATTCAAGTGCCAGAGGTAGTAGTTCCGAAGACTGATGATCATACAGTACTCTCCAAACCCTTCCTGCTTTTAGCTGGCATCTCTGGTACGGGTAAAACCCGTTTTGTGCGTGAGCAAGCAAAAGCGAGTGGGAGCTTGAAAGAAACCTATTGTTTGACTTCTGTTCGACCAGATTGGCATGAGCCGAGTGATTTACTTGGGTATGTCTCGCGCATAGGGGCTTCGCCAACGTATATTGCTACTGATGTGCTGAAATTTATTGTTAAAGCGTGGAAAGGCATTATTAAGTCAATTACCTTTAATAATGACGGGACTCCCTGTGATTGGAGAGGTTTTGATTTAAAAGATATTAAACCATTTTGGTTGTGTCTGGATGAGATGAATTTAGCCCCTGTTGAACAGTATTTTTCTGATTATCTCTCCGTGTTAGAGACGCGCGAATGGAATGATCCTGATAAGTTAGAAAAGACTGGATTAGATTATTGCTATGAATGCGATCCGCTCATTAAAGGTGATGTTTTTAGTGGGCTAGATAGTGAAGCTGTTGACGAAGACAACAAACCCTCAGATCGGCTCGCCAAACAATTAGGCTTAGATTTAAAGATTAAACACGATAATGATATTTGGCAGTATTTTTTACACCATGGTATCGCTATCCCGTTTAATCTTATTGTTGCTGGCACGGTTAACATGGATGAAACCACGCATGGCTTCTCACGTAAGGTCATCGATAGGGCGCTGACGTTTGATTTTGGTGAGTTTTTCCCTAACGACTTTGATGCATTTTTTGAACCTAAGATTAAGGCTAAGACGCTGAGTTATCCAACCAGCTCTGACGGCCGCAATAAACAAGCACTAGCACATACTGCCGATCCCGAGGGTAACCTTTCGATTCAATTTCTAACCAGCATTAATTCTGTGCTAGAAAACACGCCATTTAAATTAGCTTATCGCGCATTGAATGAATTATTGCTTAACGTGATCACTACGAAGCCTGAATCAGAAATCGCACTGCAAGCTGTTTGGGATGACTTTTTAATGTGTAAGGTATTACCCCGCATAGAAGGTGATATTGATAAGTTGACCAAGCCGAATAGTGAACAAAATATTCTTGAGCAGCTTGAGACCGTACTTAAATCACAGTTAAACATGGTTTGGGATACGCAAAATCGTCCTGATCTTTACCGAAAAATAATTGCCAATGAAGATGAAGTGATTGAGATAGCTTGCCGAAGTAAAGCCAAGCTAAATTGGATGAATCAGCAATTACAAGCTGGGTTTACGAGCTTTTGGCCATAG